TCATTAGCCGAGTCTAAAATCAGTTTGACAGCCTCAGCCTTCTTGTTTGGTTCCAGAACATATAGCAACTCAGCCACAGCAGCCCTATGCATCAATGATTCTGCAAATACCGTGCAATGAGAAATAATATTTTCACCAAGAATGAGAAAATACTAATGATGTAAAATACACGTATAAACTAATAAAGTATTATTCCTGTCAGACACTGACCTCTATGTTTTTCAAAAAAAGTGTTGTTTGCGTCAATTAGAGATTTCCCGTGCAACTGACTGAAAAGATCAATTAGAAACATACAGAAATCTTAGTCTAATAACAAGATCCAACATGTAGAATATCAACATTTATAACATTTAAACATAAGATACATAGAGAAAGGGAAGTGCATTCAAGATAACCTAAAGGTAGGTCGCTCTGCTTCCAAGACACCCCAGATGAGCTTTTCAGTATCAGTTACTGGAGTAGTCAAGGAGTCAATTTTATGGAAGAACTTTATCTGGAAGAGATCATAGTCCATATGAGAAAGAAGCAAATACGAATACTTTGAGAATAAAGCATGAATACTATAAaacaattattattaaaaaatttgATATCAAAAAAAGCATACCAAGCACAGATGTGATTTTGGATCATCTGCATCCAACCGCATTAAATACTTTATAGCCTGGAAAAGAGCAAAGATCAAAGAGATTGTTTATCAGTATTCACAAAACAACTAGTACTATGAGTACGTCCTAATCTCAAACTAGATGAGGGTCAGGCAAACGAATCCTCAATAACCATTACGTTACGTCTAGGTGCCCGTTCCATTCTAACACTTAAATTCGTGAAACTAGGAATACTATTAAACCTCACACTTATCCTGACCCCGCATACAATCTCTAACCAAGACTAAAAGGGCCCATATCAATCACTGCTGACCGGACATGATACAAAAGTACCAATAATGACTAAACCTTAGTTCTCGGTATCGCCTATAAAGATTAATTGATTCCATGCTTTCATTATGTTCTATGTAAGTCTTTGAGAAAACTACATATGATGAGAGGTCTACCTCATCCTTTTTAACATACTCAATGGCGGAGCATTTAAGGATCTACATTGAACATGACCCAACTATTTATGGTGACATTCTctcattttcttttctattataaAGGAAACTACCTGCAACGCTAGCAAGATCTTCTGCTTTCTCATGTTTACTTCAAAGGACAGCAAATGTGTCTCCAAGCAATCTGACGAGTGCTTTAGGAGAAGTTTGAGGTACTTTGAAGCTTCTGCCAGAGGATCTTCAATCTGAAAGGTTTAGTGACAAGATAATACTCTGTCAAAATCAGAAAATATTAAGTGGCTGAAATTATAAAACTTTGTTCTTTCCCATTTTACTGGACATTTGCATTTTTTTTAGCATGATAAATGTTTGACACGACATCACAAGTAACAGATGTTGATcactcaaaatgtcaaacttcaaattccatccaaattcaaatccgaagtGCAACAACATAATCCagcttaattaattccaaaagagATTATGGAATAGTTTCTCCTGACTGCTCTAAAGACATACCAAAGATATTGTGCAAAGACTGGAAGACAATTCATACCTAAAAGATGTGACAGACGGCAGAAAAGGCAATACCTGAATCAATTTTTCACCATGTGGGTCAGGATCTACCGGCTTCACATGGCGCTTCCCTGATTTAGTAACATTAGCTGCATTGGATTCCTCATTTTTAACATCTGCTTCCTAAAATCATTCAAAAGATTAAGGCACCTACACTACATTAAAATTTCCAAAGAGCAAGAGGAAGCAAATTTGAGTACTTTCTTAGCTCGTGCTTCGGCTTTCCTCAgtttttgttttaatttctttttctgaGAGGGAGGCAACTTAGACATCTCATCATCCTCTTCAGATGCTGATTTCAAAGGAGAATCATACAGCTTCAGATAGCATCTGATGTACAAGCAAAACAAAGCATAATAAGACATAAAAAGCTTCAGCAACAGCAATTCTCAATATGCTTGCAGGTAATCAAATGGGAAAGCTAGGACACTATAAGCAGGACTATTCCAATCTTCTACCATTCTACTTCAACAGAAAAGGTCACTTATAATGCAAAACTGCTAGGTGACGGCAACCAAGAATTTTGAAGGTTGAGCAAGTCAATAGCCTACCTGATAGCACCACAAGCTGCTTTGCGAAAATAAGCATGTGAGTGAAGCCGATCTTGAAACTTTAGCATTTCCACGTAGGTCCGCAGAGTCATTTTCCTTAGGCAGTAAGAGTGGAAATCAAATTGGTCCTCTGTGATATCCGCATAATGCTTCTCGACCGCCAGAAATTTCTTTAAGGCCCTTCCCAGCTCACCCTGGCGAAAATAGCTTTCCCCTGATGCTAGTTCATACCTTTCATATTAAACAAGAATAGTAAGATGAGCACACACAGAACTTCAAATCATGATCGGGCTCCAAGAAGAGACTTACCACATGCACTGCATGTCGTAAAGGTTATTGTGTTGATCCCCATCTTTGGTGAACAGTACAGCAGTCTTTTCAGCCAAAGTGACCTTCAGTCCAGCACGAAGGAGTTGGAAGAGAAATTAGGAGCCAAGGTAATTCACAAGAATTGACAACTCCAAGAGAAAATACAGTTCACTAAAGAGACAACATAATAAAGATCTCCACCTGATCTGCCTGAAGCATACGCTTAACACATTCGCTATTAACATATCGATCTGCAAGATCCATACACCTAGCTTCATCAGCAAGTGCAGCAGCTGCTGCCAAGTCACCAGCATGCTTTAGTATGCGACTCTGTGTTGAACAGAAAACAAGAAAGGTTATCAAGTGTAGATACATGAGGCACAAGCAATGATTTATTAAACAAATCTTAAGTTACACCAGGTACCAAAATCCTGGAACATGATTATAGAATTTCAGAGGAAAGAAGAAAGTAAACTTCTCCTTTATTAGTCAAGTAACTAGTTCATTCAAAGTTTTATATTTGAGTTCAATGTCAAAAAACTTGTCACAGTATTAATAGGCCTCTCATCAATGTGAGCCCTGCAAGGTtaatttttggcttttcttttaaTAAAGAATGCTAGTTACAAAAGACAACGGAGAATCACAAAACATACAAGAAAATGATAATCACCAAAAAGATGGGACAAACCAAGCCACACAATTTATCATGTGTGAATAATATCTTTAATATAGATGGTAAACAAAGGCCTAATTTTGGGGCAACAAAAAAGGGAAGATGAAAGTGAGTTTGAAATCATAACAGATTTTCAACGAGTTTGGTGTCAAAACTAACACTGAAAGGGAAATTTTGAATACAACCAAAAGCCCATACTTGGGTGAAACATAAAGGAGAATTATTGATAAAGGAGAGAGGTTACTTTGTAGCAAACTTAGAGCTTTGACAAAATGAAGAAAGTTTACTAGAAGAAGTAAAGCCTCGCAATACTTATATGAAGTAGTGGAGCTCCTTCATTTTCCAAATGATCCTACAGATCCAACTTCAAGCAGATAACATCACAAAGAGCAACATATAAACAGCAATTCAGAAATTCAGCAATCATCTTAAAAGCCAAAATTCATAGTTGATTTCTCAGATGTCAATATAAAGCTCTATCAGCTACATAGGATAACTATCATTCATGTTCCTTTTCCTTTCCTACATTTAGTAACAGGTCTAATGTTATTGGATAGTGCGTAAATGTcaccagtcttaaaaatcaatcagTCAACTATGCCTCAATTCCAAAGTAATTGAGGTCACGGTACAAATCCCATATTTCCATTCCACTATCACTCATATTCATGTATTAAAATAATTTGCTTTTAGGTGTTCTCTATAACTAGAGGTTTTTAAATCTCACACTTATCCTTACACTAACATGCAATCTCTAACAAAACTGAAATAGACACCGGCCAAATACCGGTGGTAATACAAGTGTAACACGAatcgtctttttcttctttctttttttggataATGGTGATGTTCGGGCCAACTTGCGCGCACCTCGGCTATTCCACCGGATACCCGTTATCTCCTACCAGCATAGTTATCAGGTAACTCCGCCCACCAAGTCTTAGATACAAGGGAAAAAATCACCCCCAAAAAAAGACGGTACGTATAGCTAGGCCGTGAACATCCAACTATCGCATTGTAAAAATTGGATAGGTTCGATCTATAGTCATTAGGGCCTCCTAAAACGATCTACTAAGTTCATCGAGTTGTTCCAAAAGGATCAAAAAGGCCAGTCATTAATGGAACTCCTTGTCGGCTCTAAGTAAAATACTCATTTAGCCGAGGGCGTTTTTTTTTGTCTCCGCTGGGTTGAACCCTGTTCTCCAAGTATTCACTCATGTCAATGACCTCTACACCACACCGTAGGGTGCAAAATTTAAAGGATCATTTGGTTCTATTGTAAAAAAAATAATGGGAAAGAGACTGGATAGCCCACCTTTCATTTTTAGAATCTTGACCAAAGCAAAAATCCTCCAGATAAATACTCTTCTCCAGAAAAATACTATTTACTTGACGTTTTCAATAAGACCAAAAGAATTTAATTCAACAATTCCAATCCGTTACTTGTTTTTGCTTTTGCACCAAACTAAACGACAGTTCAACAAGGGAAAAGACTGATTTTAGTATTACTTCACAACACTTTTAGAGCATAATATTGGTTAAACATTTATGTTTGATGATATCTGAAATATGGAAGCTCATCTTCATGTAAGGAAAGTAACATCAAGATACAAAATATGGGTATTACCAAACAGCAAAGTCAAAAGGATAccaaaagtaacaaaaataaaaagataataagCCAATATACCTTGACAGAGTATAAATCTATTACAGTTGGAGTGTGCTCAATTGCCTCGTCAATTTTAGTAAGAGCAATGTCATACTTGCCGCATCTATCATAGTGCTGCAGGAGCATAGTTATTCAGCAATTGAGAAagtgaaaaggaaagaaagaaaggtTTGACTAATACGGAGGACACTGAGCAAACCTGagccaaataaaataaagtccacATAAGTGTTGAAGGGGGCTCCTTTTCCACACTGCATTTAAAGCATAAGGTTACATCTGTAACTATACAATCCTAAACAAACATAGCAAATCCCACAGAGACCATAAGGAATCACGATAGGCATTGAACACACAAAGACAAATTACGTTTACACGTTAACAAAGGCAAATTATGTCCCAATTGATTTGGTTTTAGTTGAATTCTCAACTGCATCCTGGCTAATTATCATGGCTTTTGAGATAACTCAAATTACTATTACTCCAAGTTACATGGTTACACTGTTTTTACATGCAGTTGTCAGTTGATAGATAATAGCAGTCAATAGTGCCTTCGAGATTCCTGAATAGCAATGACTATAACAACAAAGCATCAGCAGGAGGAATTATCAGATTCCACGAGAAAAGGCAATGCATTTGCAAAGTTTTTGAAGCTAAAAGTATTATGGACTAGCAAATTTTTTCCTATCCATGTAAATTGAAATATCCAATGTGGTCCGATCCTTCCGGAAACCATGCGCATAGCGGGACTTTAGTGCACCAGGCTGCCCTTTATGTAGGTTGAGGAATAAGAATGGAGAACAAATCAACTGATCAAGTACCAAAAGGGCAAAGGCTCGGTCCTCAAGGCTCAAACTACCTCCGTAAAGTTGTATTGACTAACAGAAGTATATTATCTGGTAAGAACATAGGGCAGTAATTGAGTAATACTGACGAGGATTTCTTTATGTGAAATATAACTATTCAGGATATTCATCTTAAATATGGTAGTTGACGTTTAACACAAGCAATACATTTTCAAGAGCATATTTAAGAATTCCCATGAATTCAAGTTTCATCATTCATGATAAGTTTTTTGATCaactaaaatttgaaacttttttttttttgataaggtaaagaTTACTAAAAATTGAAACTTTTCAGGAGCGTTTCAGCTACCCTTTTTAAACTGTgtaacattttaaaaaataaggaaATTCACAATATGTATAGGTAAGATAACAAGTGAAAACGAAGAGGGTTGGACGGTAACTCCCCCATAGAATTGTTACTTTACAACCAAAAGGTGTAAACTTCAATCTATACAGGACCctcccttcccccccccccccccccccccaaaaaaacaacccccccccccaataaaAAAACAAAGTTTGAGAAAAAGAGGAATAAAATATTTTAACATAGTATACAACCTATACACCACACTAGTTCCTGGATTATTAACAAAATCAAAATACACAATTGTTTGAGCATCAAAGATATAGTATGTTTTGGAGAATTGAGAAGCAAAAAAATAGTATTTCAATGTGATAAGTATGTAGATTTCAATGATAGTGATGTAGTTCACttaaatttttataaaaactaCATTTCACTAACTTTTTTTCTGAGTGTGCTAGATGTGCAACTATATCATGTGATGTTCCGACAAGGCAACAACTGTGGAGACTGTACACCGCATGACCATATCCATATGTCACTAACTTATTAAAATCGTGCTTGTTCTTTCCACACGCTCAATATAACAAATATATACAACGCTTACCCCCAAGACACTGGAAAAGAACTTCTGCTAAAATAGTTTCCAGAAAAGATCTGGAAGTTGGTAATACTTATCAAGAAACACCATAATTtcaaaattgtatttaaatatctTTTTGTTTGGTTCAAAGATAGAAATTTCTTCAAAAGACCGACCCTTCCTGTCAAATTTGCATAACAATGAATTAGCTATCACAGGAACTTCTTCAAAACAGGTCTAATCTTGACCCAGAATACTCATCAGAGACTATCAAGCCCTCGAGGTGATCTTAAGAAGAGTTGAGATAGTACATGATGAAAAGCACACAGACTAGTCAGGCTTCTTACTGACATGGAACTGAACTAAGAAGCGGTTAATAAGGTCACCACAGCAATTTAGTTATTCCTTCCATGGAATCAAGAAACATGCCATAGTGCAACATAGATCAAAAAAAGGGGAATTTTTATACCTCCCAGGGTATCCACCAGTACTCTTAAGTGACTGCTCAAGCTTCAAAACCAATTCCCCTAGAATATCAGCCTGTAAGAGATTTAAGAGAAGCAGACATCAATCCAAAAAATAAGCAGGATTACATTAACCATGCAATTCTCTTTTACGTTAAAGCACATCAAGGAGCATCTGCACTAACCTTGCCAGGATGATCATATAGCGGATGAAGATCAGAAAACAAAGAAGGAACTCCCTACATATGCATCAGCAAAAGAAATATTAGCTCAGCTCTAAGACCAAGGAAACCCAACAGGATGCAAGTCTAAATACTTTTGTCAGAAGAGGTCGAATATAATTTTCTGCAGCTTCCCGAAACTTGTCATCTCGGAGAAAATCAAGTGGAATCCTCTACATAAGAACATAGAAAAAGGAAACAAAGGAATAAGAAAAGGAAACAAATAAACAGAGAAGTTTATTATGCAAACTGAAAAATGATGTTTAATAAGATCATCACCTTTCCTACATCAGAAAAATAAGATCACGACTTGTCCACAAGCAAACAAAGAGAATATTTTTGGCTATTACTACACAagagtatttttttatttatatcatTTTTTGATAACCGAGAAATCCTCGAGGGCCAGAGGCGCATGATTAGACGATAAATACTGCCATAATGGGCCCACTACTCTACCTATCTCCACTTAAAACACATAAGTACTCCTATTACAAGGAGTATAACATTAGAAAGTGAGGAGCAATGTAACAACGTGCAACTAAAATCTCCAAAGAAGACCAAGTTGGAAATCCTTCACCAAGAACACTATCTTGTCCTTAGTTCTTTCATTGCATGTGACATAAACTATATGCTATAGCCAAAATGTTATATCCTACACTTGCTGAACGTATTCAGTGAAACGCAATGCTTAGGACATAAAACAAAATACTGAGCCTGTTGCAACACTAGAATATCAACAGAAGTTTACTGTTTAACATTAAAGGTGGCATCAGTCATGttgaaaaaacatcaaaaatgtgCCATAGAGGCGGCTAGCATCAGCAGAGATCATTAAGCAGGATAAAGCCAATTACCTTTACAGCAGATGATCTATTATACTGCTGGGCAAGTGCTCTGTACAAAGTTTCTAATCTATCAATTTCATCAGCGGTATATAGCCCATTTTCAGAATACAGTCCCAAACATCTTTGTAAACCTTCATAGTATCTGAAAGTTACACAGAACATATGACGGGAACAGTTACTTCTTCAGCTTAGAGTAAAGGCAAGAAAAATGCCGtgttattcaagaaaataataaggTGTGGCAACATGAGAAGCATAAATGCATGCCTGCAATTATAAGAAACCAGTCCAACATACCCAAGCCTGAGTGTTCGAAAAGAGGGAAATAGAAGAACCAATGTAAAATTGTAAGAACGATTTCATAACTCGAACCAACTTAATATTGATTCCTTTCATTGACTTAACAGAGTTATACAAACCAAACAGGCAACAAAGGAAGTCTCAGACTCGCTTCCCCTTTCCCTTGATTACCTTGTACCCAACACATATGAGGTATGATGTTTCATTTTAGACCTTAGATACCAGGAAATACCCTTACCCAAGCTTACAGATGTTCCTGTCATTGCCAAAACCCTTAGAGGTTGCTCCACTAGCACGTTCACGGGTAGTATGGAGACAGAAATAGGAGAGTTTTTTGGGATAGAGAAGGACTTACAGTTGGGGAATAgccttttatttcttgtttcctTTTGGTGCACCCATGAGGTTCAAATTTGTATAGAAGTTTGGGTGTCTcctggggaggattattttgtTTTCGTAGgttctctactttttggtatgTGACTTGCATATAGGAATTCTCCCTATCTTTAATAAAATTGTTTACCTAATCAAAGAAAAGGGGAGGGTTTTTTTTTTAACCTGGACCTTGAATCATGAGGTGAACAATTTTTTATACGTATTTTTGCTTAATTTGTACACTTCGCAAACACAAACCAGACACTACGAAAACCGACTAATTAAGAAGCTTATTAGATCTTCTCAGTAGTTGCATGTGTTTTTTTTTACCTGATTTCTGCTGAAAGGAAAGAGAACAACAGAGAAGACCTCCAAAACAGAAGGGaccaaagaaacaaaaaaaaatatatattgaatGGATGCAAATAAAGACAAAAACAACATCTTCCGAGTATCATAAATCAGTTTCTTCCTGATGTTCCAATACAGTTTACTAAACAACAGAAATATGAATTGGAAAAT
This DNA window, taken from Nicotiana tabacum cultivar K326 chromosome 4, ASM71507v2, whole genome shotgun sequence, encodes the following:
- the LOC107763992 gene encoding N-terminal acetyltransferase A complex auxiliary subunit NAA15 isoform X1, yielding MGASLPPKEANLFKLIVKSYETKQYKKGLKAADTILKKFSDHGETLAMKGLTLNCMDRKSEAYELVRLGLKNDLKSHVCWHVYGLLYRSDREYREAIKCYRNALRIDPDNIEILRDLSLLQAQMRDLEGFVETRQQLLTLKPNHRMNWIGFAVAHHLNSNGSKAVDILEAYEGTLDDDYPPENERCEHGEMLLYKISLLEEYGFPERALEELHKEESKMVDKLAYKEQEVSILLKLGRFEEGERLFRVLLTMNPDNYRYYEGLQRCLGLYSENGLYTADEIDRLETLYRALAQQYNRSSAVKRIPLDFLRDDKFREAAENYIRPLLTKGVPSLFSDLHPLYDHPGKADILGELVLKLEQSLKSTGGYPGSVEKEPPSTLMWTLFYLAQHYDRCGKYDIALTKIDEAIEHTPTVIDLYSVKSRILKHAGDLAAAAALADEARCMDLADRYVNSECVKRMLQADQVTLAEKTAVLFTKDGDQHNNLYDMQCMWYELASGESYFRQGELGRALKKFLAVEKHYADITEDQFDFHSYCLRKMTLRTYVEMLKFQDRLHSHAYFRKAACGAIRCYLKLYDSPLKSASEEDDEMSKLPPSQKKKLKQKLRKAEARAKKEADVKNEESNAANVTKSGKRHVKPVDPDPHGEKLIQIEDPLAEASKYLKLLLKHSSDCLETHLLSFEVNMRKQKILLALQAIKYLMRLDADDPKSHLCLIKFFHKIDSLTTPVTDTEKLIWGVLEAERPTFSQLHGKSLIDANNTFFEKHRESLMHRAAVAELLYVLEPNKKAEAVKLILDSANDLVSIDGAQGNVSSWKLNDCITVHKLLGTTLADRDAASRWKVRCAEYFSYSIYFGGIRSSAATSSANNQIQKSAANGAAGLNADGDALSSNGRLEKLNTLKDLRI
- the LOC107763992 gene encoding N-terminal acetyltransferase A complex auxiliary subunit NAA15 isoform X2 gives rise to the protein MGASLPPKEANLFKLIVKSYETKQYKKGLKAADTILKKFSDHGETLAMKGLTLNCMDRKSEAYELVRLGLKNDLKSHVCWHVYGLLYRSDREYREAIKCYRNALRIDPDNIEILRDLSLLQAQMRDLEGFVETRQQLLTLKPNHRMNWIGFAVAHHLNSNGSKAVDILEAYEGTLDDDYPPENERCEHGEMLLYKISLLEEYGFPERALEELHKEESKMVDKLAYKEQEVSILLKLGRFEEGERLFRVLLTMNPDNYRYYEGLQRCLGLYSENGLYTADEIDRLETLYRALAQQYNRSSAVKGVPSLFSDLHPLYDHPGKADILGELVLKLEQSLKSTGGYPGSVEKEPPSTLMWTLFYLAQHYDRCGKYDIALTKIDEAIEHTPTVIDLYSVKSRILKHAGDLAAAAALADEARCMDLADRYVNSECVKRMLQADQVTLAEKTAVLFTKDGDQHNNLYDMQCMWYELASGESYFRQGELGRALKKFLAVEKHYADITEDQFDFHSYCLRKMTLRTYVEMLKFQDRLHSHAYFRKAACGAIRCYLKLYDSPLKSASEEDDEMSKLPPSQKKKLKQKLRKAEARAKKEADVKNEESNAANVTKSGKRHVKPVDPDPHGEKLIQIEDPLAEASKYLKLLLKHSSDCLETHLLSFEVNMRKQKILLALQAIKYLMRLDADDPKSHLCLIKFFHKIDSLTTPVTDTEKLIWGVLEAERPTFSQLHGKSLIDANNTFFEKHRESLMHRAAVAELLYVLEPNKKAEAVKLILDSANDLVSIDGAQGNVSSWKLNDCITVHKLLGTTLADRDAASRWKVRCAEYFSYSIYFGGIRSSAATSSANNQIQKSAANGAAGLNADGDALSSNGRLEKLNTLKDLRI